A stretch of Acidovorax sp. RAC01 DNA encodes these proteins:
- the cyoA gene encoding ubiquinol oxidase subunit II, producing MSKTFTSRVPAWLAALAATGALAGCSKAVVLNPAGDVASQQGLLVVQATVLMLIIIVPVIALTLWFAWKYRHNNAANTEDDYDPDWHHSTTLELVIWTVPLLIIIALGALTWIGTHKLDPYRPLDRISATKPLAPQVKPLEVQVVAMDWKWLFFYPEQGIATVNELAAPVDRPIIFKLTATSTMNAFFVPDLAGMIYAMPGMQTELNAVINKPGVYKGLSSHYSGAGFSGMTFKFHGLSDADFAQWVQTAKTEGKALDKQTYLNLVKPSTRDPVQRFGRVEEGLYNKVLNRCVEDGQMCMHHMMVIDERGGEAYMRAAGLNLPQDVCTSQNADQVVATLEAQLAAPARATAQ from the coding sequence ATGTCCAAAACCTTTACTTCCCGCGTACCGGCGTGGCTGGCCGCACTGGCTGCCACAGGCGCCCTGGCTGGCTGCAGCAAGGCGGTTGTCCTGAACCCGGCGGGCGACGTGGCGTCGCAGCAGGGGCTTCTGGTCGTCCAGGCCACCGTGCTCATGCTGATCATCATCGTGCCGGTGATTGCATTGACGCTCTGGTTTGCCTGGAAATACCGGCACAACAACGCAGCCAACACCGAAGACGACTACGACCCCGACTGGCACCACTCCACCACGCTGGAGCTGGTGATCTGGACGGTGCCGCTGCTGATCATCATCGCGCTGGGCGCGCTGACCTGGATCGGCACGCACAAGCTCGACCCGTACCGGCCGCTGGACCGTATCTCGGCCACCAAACCGCTGGCGCCGCAGGTCAAACCCCTGGAAGTGCAGGTGGTGGCCATGGACTGGAAATGGCTGTTCTTCTACCCCGAGCAGGGCATTGCCACGGTGAACGAGCTGGCTGCGCCGGTCGACCGCCCCATCATCTTCAAGCTGACCGCCACCTCGACCATGAACGCGTTTTTCGTGCCCGACCTGGCCGGGATGATCTACGCCATGCCCGGTATGCAGACCGAGCTGAACGCCGTGATCAACAAGCCCGGCGTGTACAAGGGGTTGTCTTCGCACTACAGCGGCGCGGGCTTTTCGGGCATGACGTTCAAGTTCCATGGCCTGAGCGACGCCGACTTTGCCCAATGGGTGCAGACCGCCAAAACCGAAGGCAAGGCGCTGGACAAGCAGACCTACCTGAACCTCGTCAAGCCCAGCACGCGCGACCCGGTGCAGCGTTTCGGCCGCGTGGAAGAAGGCCTGTACAACAAGGTGCTCAACCGCTGCGTCGAAGACGGCCAGATGTGCATGCACCACATGATGGTGATCGACGAGCGCGGTGGCGAAGCCTACATGCGCGCCGCCGGCCTGAACCTGCCGCAGGACGTGTGCACGTCGCAAAACGCCGACCAGGTGGTGGCCACGCTCGAAGCCCAGCTGGCCGCGCCCGCACGGGCCACTGCGCAATGA
- the cyoB gene encoding cytochrome o ubiquinol oxidase subunit I, with amino-acid sequence MSSVIPTEPHWALGRITWDSIPMAHDPIVLWTFVATMLGGLVVMAGLTKYRLWGPLWRDWICSIDHKKIGIMYMILGLVMLLRGFADAVMMRLQQAMAFGDNMGYLPPHHYDQIFTAHGVIMIFFVAMPLVTGLMNYLVPLQIGARDVSFPFLNNFSFWMTTAGAVLVMFSLFLGEFSTSGWLALSNLGSQNPGVGLDYYIWSLQIAGVGTTLSGINLIVTIIKMRAPGMNLMKMPIFTWTALCTNALIVASFPVLTAALVLMSLDRYIGTNFFTNDLGGNAMLYVNLIWIWGHPEVYILILPCFGIFSEVVATFCRKRLFGYTSMVYATVVITILSYLVWLHHFFTMGSGASVNTFFGITTMIISIPTGAKIFNWLFTMYKGRIRFELPMLWTVAFMVTFAIGGMTGVLLAVPPADFVLHNSLFLIAHFHNVIIGGVLFGLFAGINYWYPKAFGYKLDRKWGLRSFWLWVVGFWVAFGPLYVLGLMGVTRRVSHFEDPSLQIWFIIAAIGAAMIAAGIACFIIQLVVSHLRRDELRDWTGDPWDGRTLEWATSSPPPDYNFAFTPVVHEIDAWWDMKRHGYQRPMAGFQPIHMPANTWAGAVISGISLVLGFALIWHMWLLAGLSFVALLAVSIAHTFNYKRDFYIPAAQVAETERIRTQQLSASHV; translated from the coding sequence ATGTCCTCCGTCATCCCTACCGAACCGCACTGGGCCCTGGGTCGCATCACCTGGGACTCGATACCAATGGCGCACGATCCGATCGTGCTCTGGACCTTTGTCGCCACCATGCTGGGCGGCCTCGTCGTGATGGCGGGCCTGACCAAGTACCGCCTGTGGGGCCCGCTGTGGCGCGACTGGATCTGCAGCATCGACCATAAAAAGATCGGGATCATGTACATGATCCTGGGCTTGGTGATGCTGCTGCGCGGCTTTGCCGACGCCGTGATGATGCGCCTGCAGCAGGCCATGGCTTTTGGCGACAACATGGGCTACCTGCCGCCGCACCACTACGACCAGATCTTCACGGCCCACGGCGTGATCATGATCTTCTTCGTGGCCATGCCGCTGGTCACGGGCCTGATGAACTACCTGGTGCCGCTGCAGATCGGCGCGCGCGACGTGTCGTTCCCGTTCCTGAACAACTTCAGCTTCTGGATGACCACGGCCGGTGCCGTGCTGGTGATGTTCTCGCTGTTCCTGGGCGAGTTCTCTACCTCCGGCTGGCTGGCGCTGTCCAACCTGGGGTCGCAGAACCCGGGGGTGGGGCTGGATTACTACATCTGGTCGCTGCAGATTGCGGGGGTGGGTACCACGCTCTCGGGCATCAACCTGATCGTCACCATCATCAAGATGCGCGCGCCCGGCATGAACCTGATGAAGATGCCCATCTTCACCTGGACGGCCCTGTGTACCAACGCCCTGATCGTGGCGTCGTTCCCGGTGCTGACCGCAGCGCTGGTGCTGATGTCGCTCGACCGCTATATCGGCACCAACTTCTTCACGAACGACCTGGGCGGCAACGCCATGCTGTACGTGAACCTGATCTGGATCTGGGGCCACCCCGAGGTCTACATCCTGATCCTGCCGTGCTTTGGCATCTTCTCGGAGGTGGTGGCCACGTTCTGCCGCAAGCGCCTGTTCGGCTATACGTCGATGGTGTACGCAACGGTGGTGATCACCATCCTGTCGTACCTGGTGTGGCTGCACCACTTCTTCACCATGGGCTCGGGCGCCAGCGTGAACACGTTCTTCGGCATCACGACGATGATCATCTCGATCCCGACGGGCGCGAAGATCTTCAACTGGCTGTTCACCATGTACAAGGGCCGCATCCGGTTCGAGCTGCCCATGCTGTGGACGGTGGCCTTCATGGTGACCTTTGCCATCGGCGGCATGACCGGCGTGCTGCTGGCCGTGCCCCCGGCCGACTTCGTGCTGCACAACAGCCTGTTCCTGATTGCGCACTTCCACAATGTGATCATTGGCGGCGTGCTGTTCGGCCTGTTTGCCGGCATCAACTACTGGTACCCCAAGGCCTTTGGCTACAAGCTCGACCGCAAGTGGGGCCTGCGCTCCTTCTGGCTGTGGGTGGTGGGTTTCTGGGTGGCCTTTGGCCCGCTGTATGTTCTGGGCCTGATGGGCGTCACGCGCCGCGTGAGCCACTTTGAAGACCCGTCGCTGCAGATCTGGTTCATCATCGCCGCCATTGGCGCCGCCATGATCGCTGCCGGCATCGCCTGCTTCATCATCCAGCTGGTGGTGAGCCACCTCAGGCGCGACGAGCTGCGCGACTGGACCGGCGACCCCTGGGACGGCCGCACGCTGGAGTGGGCCACCTCATCGCCCCCGCCCGACTACAACTTTGCCTTCACGCCCGTGGTGCATGAAATTGATGCCTGGTGGGACATGAAGCGCCATGGCTACCAGCGCCCGATGGCCGGCTTCCAGCCGATCCACATGCCTGCCAACACCTGGGCTGGTGCGGTGATTTCAGGCATCTCGCTGGTGCTGGGCTTTGCACTCATCTGGCACATGTGGCTGCTGGCAGGCCTGTCGTTTGTGGCCCTGCTGGCGGTGTCCATCGCCCACACGTTCAACTACAAGCGCGACTTCTACATCCCGGCCGCCCAGGTGGCCGAGACCGAACGCATCCGCACCCAACAACTGAGCGCCAGCCATGTCTGA
- the cyoC gene encoding cytochrome o ubiquinol oxidase subunit III encodes MSDIRLSANGAAAMPARAYHLAHEPHPPNGTALGFWLYLMSDCLIFAALFATFGVLGRSYAAGPTGAQLFDLTLVAINTAFLLLSSITFGFAMLRKQQKDVRGTLVWLGITGVLGLCFLGLEIYEFAHLIGQGATPQRSAFLSAFFALVGTHGLHVMFGIIWLVVLMVQISKHGLIPENNRRLMCLSMFWHFLDVVWIGVFTFVYLMGVL; translated from the coding sequence ATGTCTGATATCCGCCTTTCCGCCAACGGCGCCGCGGCAATGCCTGCCCGCGCCTACCACCTCGCGCACGAGCCGCACCCGCCCAACGGCACAGCGCTGGGCTTCTGGCTGTACCTGATGAGCGACTGCCTCATCTTTGCAGCGCTGTTTGCCACCTTTGGCGTGCTGGGCCGCAGCTATGCCGCGGGCCCCACCGGTGCGCAGCTGTTTGACCTGACCCTGGTGGCCATCAACACGGCCTTCCTGCTGCTGTCGTCCATCACCTTCGGCTTTGCCATGCTGCGCAAGCAGCAAAAGGATGTGCGCGGCACGCTGGTGTGGCTGGGCATCACGGGCGTACTGGGCCTGTGCTTTCTGGGCCTGGAAATCTATGAGTTCGCCCACCTGATCGGCCAGGGTGCCACGCCGCAGCGCAGCGCGTTCCTGTCGGCCTTTTTTGCACTGGTGGGCACGCACGGCCTGCACGTCATGTTCGGCATCATCTGGCTGGTCGTGCTGATGGTGCAGATCAGCAAGCACGGGCTGATCCCCGAGAACAACCGCCGCCTGATGTGCCTGTCGATGTTCTGGCACTTTCTGGACGTGGTCTGGATCGGCGTCTTTACTTTTGTGTACCTGATGGGGGTGCTGTAA
- the cyoD gene encoding cytochrome o ubiquinol oxidase subunit IV → MSAQHTTTHATTHAGAHGHQADGHHGDHDHHGDEPHSTLSGYMTGFVLSVILTAIPFWLVMAKVITERNTAVMVLGAFAVVQILVHMVYFLHMNGKIEGGWTLLATIFTVVFVAITISGTLWVMYNMNANMMPDHPTPQVPALHDAPGHSTP, encoded by the coding sequence ATGAGTGCACAACACACAACAACCCACGCAACCACGCATGCCGGCGCGCATGGCCACCAAGCCGACGGCCACCATGGTGACCACGACCACCACGGTGACGAACCGCACAGCACCTTGTCGGGCTACATGACGGGCTTTGTGCTGTCGGTGATCCTCACGGCCATCCCGTTCTGGCTGGTCATGGCCAAGGTCATCACCGAACGCAACACCGCCGTGATGGTGCTGGGCGCATTCGCCGTGGTGCAGATCCTGGTGCACATGGTGTATTTCCTGCACATGAACGGCAAGATCGAGGGCGGCTGGACGCTGCTGGCCACCATCTTCACGGTGGTGTTTGTGGCCATCACCATCAGCGGCACGCTCTGGGTCATGTACAACATGAACGCCAACATGATGCCGGACCACCCCACGCCACAGGTGCCCGCGCTGCATGACGCGCCGGGGCATTCCACGCCTTGA